A DNA window from Gigantopelta aegis isolate Gae_Host chromosome 4, Gae_host_genome, whole genome shotgun sequence contains the following coding sequences:
- the LOC121372125 gene encoding cornifelin homolog B-like produces the protein MAQVQPVQPAQPQQHTTVIINQPMRMNPMQPHPLRDWSTGLFGCFEDVGDCLFAWFCPLYYCCVLSSKQGDSCWGPCCVPTWPTVFRSHIRGVHSIQGSICNDCMVTNCCGPLALCQMSRELDNILKGNPRALPLS, from the exons atggcgCAAGTTCAGCCAGTTCAGCCAGCTCAGCCA CAACAACACACAACAGTGATAATAAACCAGCCCATGCGCATGAACCCAATGCAGCCGCATCCACTTCGAGATTGGAGCACAGGCCTGTTTGGTTGCTTCGAAGACGTCGGAGACT gcCTCTTCGCGTGGTTTTGTCCTCTGTATTACTGCTGTGTGTTGTCCAGTAAACAAGGGGACTCTTGCTGGGGACCGTGTTGTGTTCCTACATGGCCTACAGTCTTCAGGTCGCATATTAGAGGTGTTCATTCAATacag ggaaGTATTTGCAACGATTGCATGGTGACCAACTGCTGTGGTCCGTTAGCCTTGTGTCAGATGAGCCGGGAGCTGGACAACATTTTGAAAGGAAATCCTCGGGCCCTCCCACTTTCCTAG
- the LOC121372126 gene encoding cornifelin homolog A-like — MAQVQPAPEPDQPTQQQQTTVIVNQPINQPMHMNPMQPHPLREWSTGLCGCCEDVGDCFFALCCPTYYTCMLSGKQGDSCWGPCCVPAWTTVFRSHIRGVHSIKGSICNDCMVTNCCGPCAMCQMGRELTNILKGDPRALPLS; from the exons atggcACAAGTGCAACCAGCCCCGGAGCCAGATCAACCA acacaacaacaacagacgACGGTAATAGTAAACCAGCCCATAAACCAGCCCATGCACATGAACCCGATGCAGCCGCATCCACTTCGAGAGTGGAGTACAGGTCTATGCGGCTGTTGCGAAGACGTCGGTGACT gctTCTTCGCGTTGTGTTGTCCTACGTATTACACCTGTATGTTGTCCGGTAAACAAGGGGACTCTTGCTGGGGACCTTGCTGTGTTCCTGCCTGGACCACAGTCTTCAGGTCGCATATCAGAGGTGTCCACTCTATAaag ggAAGTATTTGCAACGACTGCATGGTGACCAACTGCTGTGGTCCGTGCGCCATGTGTCAGATGGGCAGGGAACTGACCAACATTTTGAAAGGAGATCCACGGGCCCTCCCACTTTCATAG
- the LOC121369894 gene encoding uncharacterized protein LOC121369894, which produces MCSPFAALLGSGTRTGLSSSSLLPEILHRLQSEDDLLAAIALPVPDEDADRVTTATDSSIPDPASPPNSPTTSDEVTVNAQVELVSSCQEAIQIQRKRANEAQTMQAERMVKRSKRIFAAIQVGGNVTIPIPHVDRGRTDPRNIIGVVTECSDNDMYSIAVKGDTLSGKYSRNQTDVCATKLYSADDFNTEKTISLRQAVQLDSNCGGHGYTKCNCAGSKRCQTNRCRCFKAKMQCNSRCHSTLPCTNKIS; this is translated from the coding sequence atgtGCTCCCCATTTGCGGCACTGTTGGGTTCTGGTACTCGCACTGGTCTGTCATCATCTAGCCTACTTCCTGAAATTCTCCATCGACTGCAGTCAGAGGATGATCTACTTGCAGCCATTGCATTGCCAGTACCTGATGAAGATGCTGATCGTGTGACCACTGCAACTGACTCCTCTATACCTGACCCGGCAAGTCCTCCCAACTCTCCAACTACATCCGATGAAGTTACTGTAAACGCTCAAGTAGAACTTGTCTCCTCTTGCCAAGAAGCGATTCAGATACAGCGAAAGAGAGCTAATGAAGCCCAAACTATGCAAGCTGAACGCATGGTGAAAAGAAGTAAGCGTATCTTTGCAGCCATACAAGTCGGCGGCAATGTGACTATACCTATCCCCCATGTTGACAGAGGTAGAACTGACCCACGAAATATCATCGGCGTTGTGACTGAATGTAGTGACAATGACATGTACAGTATTGCTGTGAAAGGTGACACTCTCAGTGGTAAATATTCACGCAACCAAACTGATGTGTGTGCTACCAAGTTGTATTCTGCAGATGACTTTAACACGGAGAAAACCATTTCTCTCCGCCAAGCTGTTCAACTTGACTCTAACTGTGGTGGGCATGGTTATACCAAGTGCAACTGTGCAGGTTCTAAGCGTTGTCAAACTAATCGTTGCCGGTGTTTCAAGGCCAAGATGCAGTGCAACTCTAGGTGTCACTCGACACTGCCGTGTACAAATAAAATCTCCTAA